In methanogenic archaeon ISO4-H5, the following are encoded in one genomic region:
- a CDS encoding nicotinate-nucleotide-dimethylbenzimidazole phosphoribosyltransferase CobT, protein MTFEIPPSLGIRGNEKIAVDMMSRMWGKKGVFTCTIANTLTSTIPGVSEAGDTPELTLYTGPADAEYLVMGKVTCMKGIPINPGGIPTPATLTKAALELSKMPYFIINGGSKIIPNIPCIEVGGECGQPVNTGHTLSNVQQAFEYGKILGNQLADAYDYVVVSESCAGGTTTALAVLLAMGTIKENLVSSSSPKNPKQLKWDLVMEGFKAAGIEIGDLADDPLKAIECFGDPMMPVNLGIALGAAKRVPVIFGGGTQMAPIMAAAVKMDPSIIGNIMQGTTRWLLADPNSNMVKIMENISADIPMVYINMDYSKSPYEGLQAYEWGFIKEGVGCGGSSVAAVLTSAGAIDCDMLLDRVHDLYRKVMHFD, encoded by the coding sequence ATGACATTCGAGATACCTCCCTCCCTTGGCATCCGCGGCAACGAGAAGATCGCCGTGGACATGATGTCCCGCATGTGGGGAAAGAAAGGTGTTTTCACCTGTACCATCGCCAACACACTGACCTCGACCATCCCCGGAGTATCTGAGGCAGGGGACACCCCCGAACTCACCCTCTACACCGGACCCGCTGATGCGGAGTACCTGGTAATGGGAAAGGTGACCTGCATGAAGGGCATCCCCATCAACCCCGGAGGAATCCCCACTCCCGCCACCCTCACCAAGGCGGCCCTCGAGCTCTCGAAAATGCCGTACTTCATCATCAACGGCGGTTCCAAGATCATCCCCAACATCCCATGCATCGAAGTAGGAGGAGAATGCGGACAGCCCGTCAACACCGGCCACACCCTCTCCAACGTGCAGCAGGCCTTCGAATACGGGAAGATCCTCGGCAACCAGCTCGCCGACGCTTACGACTATGTAGTGGTGAGCGAGAGCTGCGCCGGAGGCACCACCACCGCCCTCGCCGTCCTTCTGGCGATGGGTACCATCAAGGAGAACCTCGTCAGCAGCAGTTCCCCCAAGAACCCCAAGCAGCTCAAGTGGGACCTCGTCATGGAAGGATTCAAAGCCGCAGGTATTGAAATCGGCGACCTCGCCGATGATCCCCTCAAAGCGATTGAGTGCTTCGGAGACCCCATGATGCCCGTGAACCTCGGAATAGCCCTCGGCGCCGCCAAAAGGGTGCCCGTGATCTTCGGAGGCGGAACGCAGATGGCGCCCATCATGGCCGCCGCCGTGAAGATGGACCCTTCCATCATCGGCAACATCATGCAGGGAACCACCAGGTGGCTCCTCGCCGACCCCAACTCCAACATGGTGAAGATCATGGAGAACATCTCCGCGGACATCCCCATGGTGTACATCAACATGGACTACTCCAAGAGCCCCTACGAAGGCCTGCAGGCCTACGAGTGGGGATTCATCAAGGAGGGTGTGGGATGCGGAGGATCCTCGGTCGCCGCCGTCCTCACGAGCGCGGGTGCAATCGACTGCGACATGCTCCTCGACCGTGTCCACGACCTCTACAGAAAGGTCATGCATTTCGACTGA
- a CDS encoding 2,3-bisphosphoglycerate-independent phosphoglycerate mutase ApgM, with amino-acid sequence MSNVLFVLLDGMEDDPNPKLEGKKPYEVAKMPFIRKKAPHLGWTTGRGYTQLFLNEFWTGHPPDLSRASIEAYGLGMDMSKGRTTFRMSPAFIDGKTVHWAYGLTDEQADELTECVEENMYLLSDHNPQIKFFVHGRSVITMEFDQEVPQGPQAPVDGPYVPMLGALGELIMRVASECEGLTIYPWGVGEVGTIHPPFPRIGKMTAISDSPTALGIAATLGHKIHLVPNLDDRFPIAREALKTGNVFLHMDEVDEYSHEMDPHKKIRVLEHIDSLMEEYFSDTENIVFFVDHGTSCVTGTHILMDVPFRTTKPVFEEGEHVELSRLVPTVMEKMK; translated from the coding sequence ATGAGCAACGTGCTGTTCGTTCTGCTTGACGGGATGGAGGACGATCCGAATCCCAAACTCGAGGGAAAGAAACCCTACGAGGTAGCAAAGATGCCCTTCATCAGAAAGAAGGCTCCCCACCTCGGGTGGACCACAGGCAGAGGTTACACACAGCTGTTCCTTAACGAATTCTGGACAGGCCACCCGCCCGACCTCTCCCGCGCTTCCATCGAGGCCTACGGTCTCGGCATGGACATGTCGAAAGGGAGGACCACATTCCGCATGAGTCCCGCTTTCATAGACGGCAAGACCGTCCACTGGGCCTACGGACTCACCGACGAACAGGCTGATGAGCTGACAGAGTGCGTGGAGGAGAACATGTATCTGCTCAGCGACCACAACCCGCAGATCAAATTCTTCGTTCACGGAAGGTCCGTGATCACCATGGAGTTCGACCAGGAGGTCCCCCAGGGGCCTCAGGCACCCGTAGACGGCCCCTACGTGCCGATGCTCGGTGCATTGGGAGAGCTTATTATGAGGGTAGCCTCGGAATGCGAGGGCCTCACCATCTACCCGTGGGGCGTGGGCGAGGTCGGAACCATCCACCCGCCGTTCCCCAGAATCGGTAAGATGACCGCCATCTCGGACAGCCCCACCGCACTTGGCATAGCCGCCACCCTCGGCCACAAGATCCACCTGGTCCCCAACCTGGACGACAGGTTCCCCATCGCCCGCGAGGCGCTGAAGACTGGGAACGTGTTCCTCCACATGGATGAGGTGGATGAGTACAGCCACGAGATGGATCCGCACAAGAAGATCCGCGTCCTGGAACATATCGACAGCCTGATGGAGGAATACTTCAGCGACACCGAGAACATCGTGTTTTTCGTGGACCACGGAACCTCCTGCGTCACCGGCACCCATATCCTCATGGACGTCCCGTTCAGAACAACCAAACCCGTTTTCGAAGAGGGGGAGCACGTGGAACTGTCCCGTCTGGTCCCCACCGTTATGGAGAAGATGAAATGA
- a CDS encoding hydrogenase maturation factor HypF, whose amino-acid sequence MEKYITSKKYTGTMRLIVKGTVQGVGFRPAVYRTAVALGLRGFVCNEGSHVTIDVDDGDLFMSRFLADLPPLAKIESIEKIPYEIPPEVDGFTIRESEAGKGEGFSIPTDTAICARCLEDLHEGRRKGYPFTSCTDCGPRFTLLRSLPYDRAGTAMGEFPVCPSCGREYSTPSDRRFHHQTVCCPSCGPQYRLVGKNGETIEGDPITEFAKMLREGNIGIAKSWGGMHICCTLANTARMREWYGRKQKPFAIMVKDLKSARKYCDPTPEEEEQLTSPFRPIVLAEKRNLPFNDIISPGLDNIGIFLPYTGMQVMLFDKLGEDALIMTSANVPGEPMILDDKDIMTLGADMYLLHNQEIINRADDSVIRLHGDRTFFIRKSRGAVPSYISFPVHGNAVAVGAQENLAGAVASDGRIYPTQHIGNGEGIGVPEYLEQAIRFQMSLVGCEPQVVAEDLHPAYLNRRFASELAEEYSADLIDVQHHWAHVASLMADCDGLSRMTALALDGTGHGDDGKAWGGEVLSCDYYSYKRLAHLEYIPLLGGQKALTDLRRLRFAIDEMNGDGNKTSFSESEAEILRKLIPKSVQTSSFGRILDALSFYLGICDVRTYDGEPAMKLEPLLARGRLVEGFETETVNGVIRTAHLFRNLKKCPDPADAAYSVVYNILCEMVDQAAADADTNGEDYIGITGGVSYDTPIVYMTEKIAAKYGKKVLCHNRVPNGDGGISTGQAAIALHRL is encoded by the coding sequence ATGGAGAAATACATAACATCGAAAAAATATACAGGAACGATGCGGCTCATCGTGAAAGGAACTGTGCAAGGTGTGGGATTCCGTCCCGCGGTCTACCGTACAGCCGTCGCGCTGGGTCTTAGGGGTTTCGTCTGCAACGAAGGATCCCATGTAACGATAGATGTCGATGACGGCGATCTTTTCATGTCGAGATTCCTCGCGGATCTCCCTCCGCTCGCCAAGATCGAATCCATAGAAAAGATCCCCTATGAGATCCCTCCGGAAGTGGACGGATTCACAATCAGGGAATCCGAGGCAGGGAAGGGGGAAGGATTCTCCATCCCTACCGACACGGCCATATGTGCCAGATGTCTCGAGGACCTGCACGAGGGAAGAAGAAAAGGATATCCGTTCACCAGCTGCACGGACTGCGGCCCCAGGTTCACCCTCCTCCGCTCACTGCCATACGACAGGGCCGGCACGGCCATGGGTGAATTCCCCGTATGCCCCTCCTGCGGCAGGGAGTATTCGACCCCTTCCGACAGAAGATTCCATCACCAGACAGTCTGCTGCCCGTCCTGCGGTCCGCAGTACCGCCTGGTGGGAAAGAACGGAGAAACCATCGAAGGAGACCCCATAACAGAATTTGCAAAGATGCTCCGCGAAGGGAATATCGGTATCGCCAAAAGCTGGGGCGGGATGCACATCTGCTGCACTCTTGCCAACACCGCCCGCATGAGGGAATGGTACGGCAGGAAACAGAAACCCTTCGCCATCATGGTAAAGGATCTGAAATCCGCAAGGAAATACTGCGATCCTACTCCCGAAGAGGAGGAACAGCTGACCTCTCCCTTCCGTCCCATCGTCCTGGCCGAGAAGAGGAACCTCCCGTTCAACGACATCATCTCCCCCGGACTCGACAACATCGGTATTTTCCTGCCTTACACAGGCATGCAGGTGATGCTCTTCGACAAGCTGGGAGAGGATGCACTCATCATGACCTCAGCCAACGTTCCGGGTGAGCCCATGATCCTCGACGACAAGGATATCATGACCCTCGGCGCAGACATGTATCTTCTCCATAATCAGGAGATCATCAACCGTGCCGATGACAGTGTCATACGTCTCCACGGAGACAGGACCTTCTTCATCAGGAAATCCAGAGGTGCGGTGCCCTCATACATCAGCTTCCCGGTGCATGGCAATGCAGTGGCGGTCGGAGCACAGGAAAACCTGGCAGGAGCAGTGGCCTCCGACGGCAGGATCTATCCCACGCAGCACATCGGGAACGGGGAGGGAATCGGAGTCCCGGAATACCTCGAACAGGCCATCCGTTTCCAGATGTCCCTCGTAGGCTGCGAACCGCAGGTCGTGGCCGAGGACCTTCATCCCGCATACCTCAACAGGAGGTTCGCCTCAGAGCTTGCGGAGGAATACTCTGCGGACCTCATCGACGTGCAGCACCACTGGGCCCACGTAGCTTCGCTCATGGCCGACTGCGACGGTCTCTCCCGTATGACCGCACTCGCCCTCGACGGTACCGGCCACGGGGATGACGGTAAGGCATGGGGAGGTGAAGTCCTATCCTGCGATTACTATTCGTACAAACGTCTGGCTCATCTGGAATATATCCCCCTGCTGGGAGGCCAGAAAGCCCTCACGGACCTTCGCAGACTGCGTTTCGCCATCGATGAGATGAACGGCGACGGCAACAAGACCTCATTCTCCGAGTCCGAGGCAGAAATCCTCAGGAAACTCATCCCGAAAAGTGTTCAGACCTCCTCGTTCGGCAGGATACTCGATGCGCTTTCGTTCTATCTGGGTATCTGCGACGTGAGGACCTACGACGGGGAGCCTGCCATGAAACTGGAACCCCTCCTCGCCAGAGGAAGACTCGTCGAAGGATTCGAGACGGAGACCGTGAACGGTGTCATCAGGACCGCACATCTCTTCCGCAACCTGAAGAAATGCCCCGATCCCGCAGATGCCGCCTATTCCGTGGTGTACAACATCCTCTGCGAGATGGTGGATCAGGCGGCCGCCGATGCCGACACCAACGGGGAGGATTACATCGGCATCACGGGAGGCGTTTCCTACGACACCCCCATCGTCTACATGACCGAGAAGATCGCCGCCAAATACGGCAAGAAGGTATTGTGCCACAACCGCGTCCCCAACGGCGACGGAGGCATCTCCACCGGGCAGGCCGCCATCGCCCTGCACCGCCTCTGA
- a CDS encoding ABC transporter solute-binding protein — MKVVQLIIILVVAVVAVAGGAYVITHNGNSNSNSNSTAEITDIVTDDPSRETAPAEGRLWILGNANMDDALDNKDIEWIQKILNKKANEVVLDTKLSTWAVKARMADANNDGKISQADIDKVKSILESANSATKQVLYYVDVDGAVNSMHYPAKTIVSTYEQNTKQLCTLNAMSKCIGVDEGSSKLAYTNEQFKDNFLISSSTRFDPEATTIIGANPDIIVTGTRQYYCNELEKALPKERTNMDVVRISSWEDDNVLAGTLTLGFMIGSFEKAKEYVAWCDNILNTIESKTSTLTDDQKVKVLVPRGQYDNWKVIFNGPRSGKFETSESAGAYNLIRDNLTSTSTNVEVQESWVLGLGDKLDQIVSIVYGGFDNLSFKGYTNKEYYDMTVEYYKDLTTAYGTQIHALDNIVGQGTSYIVGVIYMAKWFYPTLFAEFDADALFQDYINKFMPGFTFNVSAHSDVIAN, encoded by the coding sequence ATGAAGGTAGTTCAACTGATTATCATCCTCGTCGTGGCCGTAGTGGCCGTTGCCGGGGGTGCCTATGTCATAACCCATAATGGCAATTCCAACAGTAATTCCAACAGCACTGCTGAAATTACCGACATTGTAACTGACGATCCTTCCCGCGAGACTGCTCCTGCAGAGGGAAGACTTTGGATCCTCGGCAATGCCAACATGGATGACGCCCTTGACAACAAGGACATCGAATGGATTCAGAAGATTCTCAACAAGAAAGCCAACGAGGTTGTCCTCGACACCAAGCTTTCCACCTGGGCAGTTAAAGCACGTATGGCCGATGCCAACAACGACGGAAAGATCAGCCAGGCTGACATCGATAAGGTGAAGAGCATCCTCGAATCAGCCAATTCCGCTACCAAACAGGTGCTCTACTACGTCGATGTGGATGGTGCCGTTAACTCCATGCACTATCCGGCCAAGACTATCGTCTCCACTTACGAGCAGAACACCAAGCAGCTCTGCACTCTCAACGCTATGAGCAAGTGTATCGGAGTTGACGAGGGATCCTCCAAGCTCGCTTACACCAACGAGCAGTTCAAGGACAACTTCCTCATTTCCAGCAGCACCCGTTTCGATCCCGAGGCCACCACCATCATCGGTGCTAACCCCGACATCATCGTAACCGGAACCAGGCAGTACTACTGCAACGAACTCGAGAAGGCTCTTCCTAAGGAGCGTACCAACATGGATGTCGTAAGGATCTCCAGCTGGGAGGACGATAACGTTCTCGCAGGTACTCTTACCCTCGGATTTATGATCGGATCCTTTGAGAAGGCAAAGGAGTACGTCGCATGGTGCGACAATATCCTCAATACCATCGAGAGCAAGACCTCAACCCTTACCGACGACCAGAAGGTCAAGGTCCTGGTCCCCAGAGGACAGTACGACAACTGGAAAGTCATCTTCAACGGGCCCCGCAGCGGTAAGTTCGAGACTTCGGAGAGCGCAGGAGCTTACAACCTCATCAGGGATAATCTAACATCCACCAGCACCAACGTGGAAGTCCAGGAATCCTGGGTCCTGGGTCTTGGGGACAAGCTCGATCAGATCGTATCCATTGTATACGGCGGATTCGATAATCTGTCCTTCAAGGGATACACTAACAAGGAGTACTACGACATGACTGTCGAGTACTACAAGGACCTGACCACCGCATACGGTACCCAGATCCACGCCCTCGACAACATCGTCGGACAGGGAACCAGCTACATCGTCGGAGTCATCTACATGGCGAAGTGGTTCTACCCCACCCTGTTCGCCGAATTTGACGCAGATGCATTGTTCCAGGATTACATCAACAAGTTCATGCCCGGATTCACCTTCAATGTGTCCGCGCACAGCGATGTGATCGCCAACTGA
- a CDS encoding ABC transporter permease protein, giving the protein MSGLKDWLNSDVGSAKNTPHPTLEAIEQNEELYAEWDDGEDEGAKSLDVQYRVGILRKLMFIAVCILIMFFSAGFIITQQDGYSIEYWEVYQVIWNHLLHGSPDPYVDGWKAYFDDHVVCNLRLPRIAVGLVAGFGLAVAGAVMQSTMKNPMADSYTTGVSSGAAFGAALAIVLNVTIIGHDGDLLLLAFVFSLVPTALMMILSRYRKMSATTMILTGMAVMYIFSACTTALKLWAEPDALSSLYRWQVGSLNNVLWSDFPMMFVVTLAGTIVIMLLSNRINILSSGDESAKALGIDANRLRIICLLTVSLVTASIVSYVGTIGFVGLVAPHIARIFIGSNNRYLIPACAVFGAALMIISDFLGRTILSPAVLEVGVVTAFIGGPMFLWLIFRQRKEAWS; this is encoded by the coding sequence ATGTCTGGACTGAAAGATTGGCTCAATTCGGACGTGGGCTCCGCGAAGAATACTCCGCATCCTACGCTGGAAGCTATTGAACAGAACGAGGAACTCTACGCGGAATGGGATGACGGAGAGGACGAGGGAGCGAAATCGCTCGATGTGCAGTACCGTGTCGGCATCCTGCGCAAGCTGATGTTCATCGCGGTATGCATCCTAATCATGTTTTTCTCGGCAGGATTCATAATTACCCAGCAGGATGGATATTCCATAGAGTACTGGGAGGTATACCAGGTAATCTGGAATCATCTCCTGCACGGATCACCGGATCCGTATGTGGACGGATGGAAGGCCTATTTCGACGATCATGTGGTCTGCAACCTCCGTCTGCCCAGGATCGCCGTTGGCCTGGTGGCAGGATTTGGTCTTGCCGTGGCCGGAGCGGTCATGCAGAGCACCATGAAGAATCCAATGGCCGATTCGTACACCACCGGAGTGTCCTCCGGAGCTGCCTTCGGTGCCGCTCTGGCTATAGTCCTCAACGTCACGATCATAGGCCATGACGGTGACCTCTTGCTGCTGGCATTCGTGTTCAGCCTGGTGCCCACCGCACTCATGATGATCCTCTCCCGCTACAGGAAGATGTCGGCCACCACAATGATCCTCACTGGTATGGCCGTCATGTACATCTTCAGCGCCTGTACCACCGCCCTCAAGCTATGGGCGGAGCCGGATGCGTTGTCTTCATTGTACAGGTGGCAGGTGGGTTCACTCAACAACGTGCTGTGGTCCGATTTCCCCATGATGTTCGTTGTGACCCTTGCAGGTACGATAGTCATCATGCTGCTCTCCAACAGGATTAACATCCTTTCATCCGGGGATGAGAGCGCCAAGGCACTCGGTATCGATGCCAACCGCCTGCGTATAATCTGTCTGCTCACCGTGTCCTTGGTTACCGCCTCTATCGTGAGCTATGTTGGAACCATCGGATTCGTGGGACTGGTGGCACCGCACATCGCCAGGATCTTCATCGGTTCCAACAACCGGTACCTAATCCCGGCATGCGCTGTATTCGGTGCTGCGCTGATGATTATTTCCGACTTCCTGGGACGTACGATTCTGAGCCCCGCCGTGCTTGAGGTGGGAGTGGTCACTGCATTCATCGGAGGACCGATGTTCCTGTGGCTCATCTTCAGGCAGCGCAAGGAGGCGTGGTCTTGA
- a CDS encoding ABC transporter ATP-binding protein, with protein MKIEVKDLSFSYGSKRILEGVNVVFDEPGLYCIVGPNGVGKSTLVKCILGIYKPDSGCILIDGNDIAEYTPKELAKVMGFVPVTSSDIFSMSVLDTVMMGRYPHQKMGVPSALDWKIVKRSLNMMNVRHLALDDMDELSAGQHQKVAVTKGLAQTPRILILDEPTSNLDAKHQLQVTETLRDIAVKSGMSVIMVSHDLNLSARYADKVIVMEPPGRIYCMGSPEEVMTAETITKIYGVECEVIEHKGRPHIILERALKES; from the coding sequence TTGAAAATCGAAGTCAAGGACCTATCCTTCAGCTACGGGAGCAAGAGGATCCTCGAAGGCGTTAACGTAGTCTTCGATGAGCCGGGCCTGTACTGCATAGTGGGGCCCAACGGTGTGGGCAAGTCGACCCTCGTCAAATGTATCCTCGGAATCTACAAGCCGGATTCCGGATGCATACTGATCGACGGTAATGATATCGCCGAATACACTCCCAAGGAACTGGCGAAGGTCATGGGATTCGTACCTGTAACCTCTTCGGACATCTTCTCCATGAGCGTGCTCGATACGGTCATGATGGGTCGCTATCCCCACCAGAAGATGGGTGTCCCATCAGCTCTTGACTGGAAGATTGTCAAGCGTTCGCTGAACATGATGAACGTCAGGCACCTTGCCTTGGATGACATGGACGAGCTGTCCGCGGGTCAGCATCAGAAGGTGGCTGTGACCAAGGGGTTGGCACAGACTCCCCGCATACTGATTCTGGACGAGCCCACCTCCAATCTGGATGCTAAGCATCAGCTGCAGGTGACCGAGACCCTCAGAGACATCGCCGTGAAGTCGGGGATGAGCGTCATAATGGTCAGCCACGATCTCAATCTCTCCGCCAGATATGCTGATAAGGTCATCGTCATGGAACCGCCGGGACGGATATACTGCATGGGATCTCCCGAAGAGGTGATGACTGCCGAAACCATCACGAAAATCTACGGGGTGGAGTGCGAGGTCATCGAGCACAAGGGTCGCCCCCACATCATCCTGGAGAGAGCACTGAAAGAGTCCTGA
- a CDS encoding transmembrane protein, whose amino-acid sequence MEDARQALKKLNMLMYVMFALIAVGAIMIVIGVMKGILALWIIGIVVMFLFLVFGVPLVWVRNSERRTNLRIAVFILGYDDCTIEMISGSCGISVEEAWGKVKWALNAGYLPGYVINGTHVCLAKLLDPNLQEHAVECPNCGASFTYVGKIGQCPYCGDYYPPQNRKN is encoded by the coding sequence ATGGAAGACGCAAGACAAGCACTCAAGAAACTGAACATGTTGATGTACGTCATGTTCGCCCTCATCGCTGTGGGCGCAATCATGATCGTCATCGGAGTCATGAAAGGCATCCTGGCACTTTGGATCATCGGTATCGTAGTTATGTTCCTGTTCCTCGTTTTCGGAGTCCCTCTCGTATGGGTCAGGAATTCCGAGAGGAGGACCAATCTCAGGATTGCCGTGTTCATCCTCGGCTATGACGACTGTACCATCGAAATGATCTCCGGAAGCTGCGGAATCTCCGTCGAGGAAGCATGGGGAAAGGTAAAGTGGGCCCTCAACGCCGGCTACCTGCCCGGATACGTCATCAACGGAACCCACGTCTGTCTCGCCAAGCTGCTCGACCCCAACCTCCAGGAGCACGCTGTGGAGTGCCCCAACTGCGGTGCGAGCTTCACTTACGTCGGCAAGATCGGACAGTGTCCCTACTGCGGCGACTACTACCCGCCTCAGAACAGGAAGAACTGA
- a CDS encoding methylthioadenosine phosphorylase MtnP translates to MPMIAIIGGTGIYNPDTFETIREEFPDTPYGKPSAPIMIGKINGVEVAFLFRHGKSHEFPPSSVPYRANMYALWKLGVKYVISACAVGSLREEFKPGDLVIANQFIDMTKKRDYTFFMDKTVHISMPDPCCPFLNGVFADTAKQMGIAYHTKGTYVCIEGPRFSTRAESNMFRQFGDIIGMTMVPECQLARELGMCYCSLATVTDYDCWKDEDVTIDMVMKTMAECLDKVLRLLELGLPKISEDSGCSCIEGAKGCGSLDAIQ, encoded by the coding sequence ATGCCTATGATTGCAATCATTGGTGGAACCGGCATCTACAACCCGGACACCTTCGAGACCATCAGGGAAGAGTTCCCTGACACCCCATACGGAAAGCCCTCCGCACCCATCATGATCGGAAAGATCAATGGAGTCGAAGTCGCATTCCTGTTCAGGCACGGCAAGTCCCACGAGTTCCCCCCGTCCTCCGTCCCCTACAGGGCCAACATGTACGCCCTCTGGAAACTCGGAGTGAAATACGTCATCTCCGCCTGCGCGGTCGGATCCCTCAGGGAGGAATTCAAACCCGGAGACCTGGTCATCGCTAACCAGTTCATCGACATGACCAAGAAGAGGGACTACACCTTCTTCATGGACAAGACCGTCCACATCTCCATGCCCGACCCCTGCTGCCCCTTCCTCAACGGGGTCTTCGCAGACACAGCCAAACAGATGGGCATCGCCTACCACACCAAGGGAACCTACGTGTGCATCGAGGGACCCAGGTTCTCCACCAGGGCCGAGTCCAACATGTTCAGGCAGTTCGGAGACATCATCGGCATGACCATGGTCCCCGAGTGTCAGCTCGCAAGGGAACTGGGAATGTGCTACTGCTCCCTCGCCACCGTCACCGACTACGACTGCTGGAAGGATGAGGATGTTACCATCGACATGGTCATGAAGACCATGGCGGAGTGCCTCGACAAGGTCCTCAGGCTCCTGGAGCTCGGACTCCCCAAGATTTCCGAAGATTCCGGATGTTCCTGCATCGAAGGCGCCAAGGGATGCGGATCCCTGGACGCCATCCAGTAA
- a CDS encoding alcohol dehydrogenase, protein MDFSFYVPANIKFGRGKADLIGSEVARYGKKAFIVTGKSSAKTGLLERALKQLENEGVEYEVFDKVAENPLTTTVEEGAALIKETGCDCILSMGGGSPLDAAKGMSLLAKNGGDIDDYIFKRAKGEFTSYPIVAVPTTCGTGSESNGTAVLTNPATKAKKGLAYPCLIAKSSIVDPELMETMPKSVLGPVTFDALCHSMESYLSPQANPFTEPYSVDAMLYLAKYMVRANDDIHDQEAIDGVTLASTMVGAAFFVAGLIAPHGMEHPLSGLRNIKHGRGLAALTPAIYEHSISGNPEKYAFVSRILGGKDENDCGMTIRRLLSRIDLEVYLSDEGFTEDDVEWLTDSCMTLSKARLELNPKPLGREEVAEIYMESM, encoded by the coding sequence TTGGATTTCAGTTTCTATGTTCCCGCCAATATTAAATTCGGGAGGGGAAAGGCAGATCTCATAGGATCGGAGGTCGCCAGGTATGGGAAGAAGGCTTTCATTGTTACCGGCAAGAGTTCGGCCAAGACCGGCCTTCTTGAAAGGGCTCTGAAGCAGCTGGAGAACGAGGGTGTGGAGTACGAGGTCTTCGATAAGGTCGCCGAGAACCCCCTGACAACCACAGTGGAGGAGGGTGCCGCACTCATCAAGGAGACAGGCTGCGACTGCATCCTGTCCATGGGAGGCGGAAGCCCGTTGGATGCCGCCAAAGGGATGTCGCTGCTGGCGAAGAACGGCGGGGACATCGACGATTACATCTTCAAGAGAGCCAAAGGGGAGTTCACCTCCTACCCAATCGTGGCCGTTCCGACCACCTGCGGTACAGGCAGCGAGAGCAACGGCACTGCCGTTCTTACCAATCCCGCGACCAAGGCCAAGAAGGGCCTTGCCTATCCGTGTCTCATCGCGAAGAGTTCTATCGTAGACCCAGAACTCATGGAGACTATGCCCAAATCCGTTCTGGGCCCGGTGACCTTCGATGCCTTGTGCCATTCGATGGAATCCTACCTCAGTCCTCAGGCCAATCCGTTCACCGAGCCTTATTCCGTGGATGCCATGCTCTATCTTGCGAAGTATATGGTCAGGGCCAACGACGACATCCATGATCAGGAAGCCATCGACGGAGTGACCCTCGCCTCCACCATGGTGGGGGCAGCCTTCTTCGTGGCAGGACTCATCGCACCCCACGGCATGGAGCACCCTCTCTCCGGACTGAGGAACATCAAGCACGGAAGGGGGCTCGCAGCCCTCACCCCGGCAATCTACGAGCACTCGATCTCCGGGAACCCGGAGAAGTATGCGTTCGTCTCCCGCATCCTCGGCGGGAAGGACGAGAACGACTGCGGCATGACCATCAGGAGGCTGCTCTCACGCATCGACCTCGAGGTGTACCTCTCGGACGAGGGATTCACTGAGGACGATGTGGAGTGGCTGACAGACAGCTGCATGACGTTGTCCAAAGCGAGGCTCGAACTCAACCCCAAGCCCCTTGGCAGGGAAGAGGTCGCTGAGATCTATATGGAATCAATGTGA